A stretch of Schistocerca nitens isolate TAMUIC-IGC-003100 chromosome 6, iqSchNite1.1, whole genome shotgun sequence DNA encodes these proteins:
- the LOC126262976 gene encoding succinate--hydroxymethylglutarate CoA-transferase, protein MLFRIGNLIKTRIFLDQCNFVSLNCKKCYADVVTNKAGPLDGIRVLDLSRIIAGPFCTMILGDLGAEIIKIETPQIGDESRNWGPPFIKGTKESCYFLAVNRNKKSVCVDLKSPKGQKVIHDLAAKCDVLVENYVPGKLNEFNLDYDTIKHVAPKLIYCSITGYGSEGPYSKRPGYDVIAASVGGLMHITGPRGGEPCKVGVPMTDMATGLYAHGAIVAALFQRGRTGLGQKIDCDLLSTQVSCLINVAANNLNVGLEAERWGTSHSSIVPYESFPTSDGCYITIGAGSNQQFKELCEKLDLPHLVVDERFCNNEMRVKNRKILIETLRNRFKEKSLEEWCALLQDSSFPNGPINTISKVMADPHIKHINLIKEMEHPSGEKIRLVGPPVKFSDCRNEISLPPPCLGQHTSEVLKELLDYSDVEIQSLQNCGAIS, encoded by the exons ATGCTATTTCGGATTGGGAATTTGATAAAAACTCGCATCTTTTTGGACCAGTGCAATTTCGTCTCgttaaattgcaaaaaatgttatgCAGATGTAGTGACTAATAAGGCAGGTCCGTTGGATGGCATCAGGGTACTGGATTTGTCGAGAATAATAGCGGGTCCATTTTGCACAATGATTTTAGGTGATCTGGGAGCGGAAATTATTAAAATAGAGACACCTCAAATCGGGGACGAGTCGCGGAACTGGGGGCCTCCTTTTATCAAAGGCACTAAAGAATCTTGCTACTTCCTTGCTGTTAACCGGAACAAGAAGAGTGTATGTGTTGATTTGAAATCTCCCAAAGGCCAAAAGGTTATCCATGATCTTGCAGCTAAGTGTGACGTTTTAGTTGAAAATTATGTACCAGGAAAACTAAATGAATTTAATTTAGATTATGACACAATCAAGCATGTAGCGCCCAAGTTGATTTACTGCTCTATTACTGGATATGGCTCAGAAGGACCATATAGTAAAAGACCGGGATATGATGTAATAGCTGCATCTGTTGGGGGACTAATGCATATAACTGGACCACGCGGTGGAGAACCGTGTAAAGTTGGTGTTCCAATGACAGATATGGCTACAGGTTTGTATGCTCATGGTGCAATTGTAGCAGCATTATTCCAGAGAGGTCGCACGGGTTTGGGACAGAAGATAGACTGTGACTTGTTATCTACTCAGGTTTCGTGCCTAATTAATGTAGCAGCAAACAATTTAAATGTTGGTTTGGAAGCAGAACGCTGGGGAACAAGTCATTCAAGCATTGTGCCCTATGAATCATTTCCTACATCTGACGGATGTTATATAACAATTGGTGCTGGTAGCAACCAGCAGTTCAAAGAGCTTTGTGAAAAATTGGATTTGCCACATTTAGTGGTAGATGAACGATTCTGCAACAATGAGATGAGAGTGAAGAACAGGAAGATACTAATAGAAACGCTGAGAAATCGCTTCAAAGAGAAGTCTTTGGAAGAATGGtgtgcattgcttcaggattcatCATTTCCAAATGGTCCAATCAACACTATTTCCAAG GTCATGGCTGATCCTCATATCAAGCATATTAACCTGATAAAAGAAATGGAGCATCCATCAGGTGAGAAGATAAGACTAGTGGGTCCTCCAGTGAAATTCAGTGACTGCAGAAATGAAATTAGCCTACCACCACCTTGCTTAGGTCAACACACATCTGAAGTTCTGAAAGAATTGTTAGATTATTCTGATGTTGAGATTCAGTCTCTGCAGAATTGTGGGGCAATTAGCTGA